In the genome of Monodelphis domestica isolate mMonDom1 chromosome 2, mMonDom1.pri, whole genome shotgun sequence, one region contains:
- the LOC100023666 gene encoding death-associated protein kinase 2-like isoform X1, protein MALDHAGNVEELYELQDELGSGQFSTVRRCLERSSGTYFAAKFIKIRRKKGSRLGLDRKVACQEVDILQQLRHPHIMKLHDLFVCQLQMVLVLELVQGGELFDSVAEKESLSEPQASDFLIQILDALAYMHSLNIAHFDLKPEIIMLQQKDIKPNIKITGFEMAQSIEKNTCLQKRCGVPEYIAPEVIKLEPLSVVADMWSVGVITYVLLSGISPFQGETESETINNVTKGIFKYEDTHFSSTSAIAKDFINQLLVINPKERMTSAQALLHPWIKPLTIKQERNRDSCLINMDNFRRFNVERKKKQSYHMIASCNNLCKMSLFCVHTKENEDLRACESDQEDSPVPPASLLRRRRSSYS, encoded by the exons ATGGCCCTAGACCATGCAGGCAATGTGGAGGAGCTGTATGAGCTGCAGGATGAGCTGGGCAG TGGGCAATTTTCGACAGTCCGTCGCTGCCTGGAACGGTCCTCAGGGACATATTTTGCGGCCAAATTCATCAAAATACGGAGGAAGAAAGGGAGCCGATTAGGGTTAGACCGTAAAGTGGCATGTCAAGAAGTGGACATCCTGCAGCAGCTGCGACACCCTCACATCATGAAGTTGCATGATCTCTTTGTCTGCCAGCTCCAGATGGTGCTGGTGTTGGAACT GGTCCAGGGAGGCGAATTATTTGACTCTGTGGCTGAGAAGGAGTCATTATCAGAGCCTCAAGCCTCAGACTTCCTGATACAGATCTTGGACGCATTGGCTTATATGCATTCCTTGAACATCGCCCACTTTGACCTCAAG CCTGAGATCATCATGCTACAGCAGAAAGATATTAAACCTAACATCAAGATAACTGGCTTCGAGATGGCCCAGAGTATTGAGAAAAACACGTGCCTCCAAAAACGGTGTGGGGTTCCTGAGTATATTG CTCCGGAAGTGATCAAGTTGGAACCTCTCTCTGTTGTAGCAGACATGTG GAGTGTTGGTGTCATCACCTATGTTCT GCTCAGCGGCATATCCCCTTTCCAGGGTGAAACGGAAAGTGAGACTATCAACAATGTCACCAAAGGCATTTTTAAATATGAGGACACACACTTCAGTTCCACATCAGCCATAGCCAAGGACTTCATCAACCAGCTGCTGGTTATTAACCCCAA GGAACGGATGACATCAGCTCAAGCTCTCCTTCACCCATGGATTAAG CCTCTGACCATAAAACAGGAGAGGAACCGAGACTCCTGCTTGATAAACATGGATAACTTCCGAAGGTTCAATGTTGAACGTAAGAAGAAG CAAAGCTACCACATGATCGCCTCCTGTAATAACCTCTGCAAAATGAGTCTGTTCTGTGTACATACCAAGGAGAATGAAGATCTG AGAGCCTGTGAGAGCGACCAAGAGGACTCCCCAGTGCCCCCGGCCTCCCTCCTCCGCCGAAGACGCAGCAGCTACTCCTAA
- the LOC100023666 gene encoding death-associated protein kinase 2-like isoform X3 gives MKLHDLFVCQLQMVLVLELVQGGELFDSVAEKESLSEPQASDFLIQILDALAYMHSLNIAHFDLKPEIIMLQQKDIKPNIKITGFEMAQSIEKNTCLQKRCGVPEYIAPEVIKLEPLSVVADMWSVGVITYVLLSGISPFQGETESETINNVTKGIFKYEDTHFSSTSAIAKDFINQLLVINPKERMTSAQALLHPWIKPLTIKQERNRDSCLINMDNFRRFNVERKKKQSYHMIASCNNLCKMSLFCVHTKENEDLRACESDQEDSPVPPASLLRRRRSSYS, from the exons ATGAAGTTGCATGATCTCTTTGTCTGCCAGCTCCAGATGGTGCTGGTGTTGGAACT GGTCCAGGGAGGCGAATTATTTGACTCTGTGGCTGAGAAGGAGTCATTATCAGAGCCTCAAGCCTCAGACTTCCTGATACAGATCTTGGACGCATTGGCTTATATGCATTCCTTGAACATCGCCCACTTTGACCTCAAG CCTGAGATCATCATGCTACAGCAGAAAGATATTAAACCTAACATCAAGATAACTGGCTTCGAGATGGCCCAGAGTATTGAGAAAAACACGTGCCTCCAAAAACGGTGTGGGGTTCCTGAGTATATTG CTCCGGAAGTGATCAAGTTGGAACCTCTCTCTGTTGTAGCAGACATGTG GAGTGTTGGTGTCATCACCTATGTTCT GCTCAGCGGCATATCCCCTTTCCAGGGTGAAACGGAAAGTGAGACTATCAACAATGTCACCAAAGGCATTTTTAAATATGAGGACACACACTTCAGTTCCACATCAGCCATAGCCAAGGACTTCATCAACCAGCTGCTGGTTATTAACCCCAA GGAACGGATGACATCAGCTCAAGCTCTCCTTCACCCATGGATTAAG CCTCTGACCATAAAACAGGAGAGGAACCGAGACTCCTGCTTGATAAACATGGATAACTTCCGAAGGTTCAATGTTGAACGTAAGAAGAAG CAAAGCTACCACATGATCGCCTCCTGTAATAACCTCTGCAAAATGAGTCTGTTCTGTGTACATACCAAGGAGAATGAAGATCTG AGAGCCTGTGAGAGCGACCAAGAGGACTCCCCAGTGCCCCCGGCCTCCCTCCTCCGCCGAAGACGCAGCAGCTACTCCTAA
- the LOC100023666 gene encoding death-associated protein kinase 2-like isoform X2, which produces MALDHAGNVEELYELQDELGSGQFSTVRRCLERSSGTYFAAKFIKIRRKKGSRLGLDRKVACQEVDILQQLRHPHIMKLHDLFVCQLQMVLVLELVQGGELFDSVAEKESLSEPQASDFLIQILDALAYMHSLNIAHFDLKPEIIMLQQKDIKPNIKITGFEMAQSIEKNTCLQKRCGVPEYIAPEVIKLEPLSVVADMWSVGVITYVLLSGISPFQGETESETINNVTKGIFKYEDTHFSSTSAIAKDFINQLLVINPKERMTSAQALLHPWIKERNRDSCLINMDNFRRFNVERKKKQSYHMIASCNNLCKMSLFCVHTKENEDLRACESDQEDSPVPPASLLRRRRSSYS; this is translated from the exons ATGGCCCTAGACCATGCAGGCAATGTGGAGGAGCTGTATGAGCTGCAGGATGAGCTGGGCAG TGGGCAATTTTCGACAGTCCGTCGCTGCCTGGAACGGTCCTCAGGGACATATTTTGCGGCCAAATTCATCAAAATACGGAGGAAGAAAGGGAGCCGATTAGGGTTAGACCGTAAAGTGGCATGTCAAGAAGTGGACATCCTGCAGCAGCTGCGACACCCTCACATCATGAAGTTGCATGATCTCTTTGTCTGCCAGCTCCAGATGGTGCTGGTGTTGGAACT GGTCCAGGGAGGCGAATTATTTGACTCTGTGGCTGAGAAGGAGTCATTATCAGAGCCTCAAGCCTCAGACTTCCTGATACAGATCTTGGACGCATTGGCTTATATGCATTCCTTGAACATCGCCCACTTTGACCTCAAG CCTGAGATCATCATGCTACAGCAGAAAGATATTAAACCTAACATCAAGATAACTGGCTTCGAGATGGCCCAGAGTATTGAGAAAAACACGTGCCTCCAAAAACGGTGTGGGGTTCCTGAGTATATTG CTCCGGAAGTGATCAAGTTGGAACCTCTCTCTGTTGTAGCAGACATGTG GAGTGTTGGTGTCATCACCTATGTTCT GCTCAGCGGCATATCCCCTTTCCAGGGTGAAACGGAAAGTGAGACTATCAACAATGTCACCAAAGGCATTTTTAAATATGAGGACACACACTTCAGTTCCACATCAGCCATAGCCAAGGACTTCATCAACCAGCTGCTGGTTATTAACCCCAA GGAACGGATGACATCAGCTCAAGCTCTCCTTCACCCATGGATTAAG GAGAGGAACCGAGACTCCTGCTTGATAAACATGGATAACTTCCGAAGGTTCAATGTTGAACGTAAGAAGAAG CAAAGCTACCACATGATCGCCTCCTGTAATAACCTCTGCAAAATGAGTCTGTTCTGTGTACATACCAAGGAGAATGAAGATCTG AGAGCCTGTGAGAGCGACCAAGAGGACTCCCCAGTGCCCCCGGCCTCCCTCCTCCGCCGAAGACGCAGCAGCTACTCCTAA